The bacterium genome window below encodes:
- a CDS encoding amidohydrolase family protein has protein sequence MPLRLDRRRFLRTTGGALGAATLGLAGCTERRPYTDVDKASLVRQREEEARRTGQGPFGVQRFQGYRGLSELPWYELDDAGVLRLADDSVPWAIDFHTHLGMSLFLAPTLDLSRPSDRVRHLLDCDATDPGCPLDLDIYINGNFTPEQVDALPTMTIAQGFTGSDIVDTHTIPNLLREMDAVHVSNAVLLPIVFDLPFGDDVEALWRDGLAQTGAADRLWLGTSVHPGDADAPAQLERAAAAGARVVKLHPTMQAFHPDEDSAMAVYEAADRLGLVIFFHGGRAGVEPESRQGFAMPRHYEGAVSAFPNLPFVMGHGGARDAAGMLDLATRFENVWLGIHGQGVTWLDEMIRRTGGERLLFGTDWPWYHLAATQAKVLIVTRDPGRAEIRHAILRGNAERLLRR, from the coding sequence ATGCCCCTTCGCCTCGATCGTCGACGCTTCCTGCGAACCACCGGCGGCGCCCTGGGCGCTGCGACCCTGGGCCTGGCCGGCTGTACCGAGCGGCGACCCTATACCGACGTGGACAAGGCGTCCCTCGTCCGACAACGGGAAGAAGAAGCACGCCGCACGGGCCAGGGTCCCTTCGGCGTCCAGCGCTTCCAGGGATACCGAGGCCTTTCGGAGCTTCCCTGGTACGAGCTCGACGACGCCGGCGTCCTGCGGCTGGCCGACGACAGCGTGCCGTGGGCGATCGACTTCCATACCCATCTCGGCATGTCGCTCTTTCTCGCGCCGACCCTCGACCTCTCGCGACCGAGCGACCGCGTGCGTCATCTCCTCGACTGCGACGCCACCGATCCGGGCTGCCCCCTCGATCTCGACATCTACATCAACGGCAACTTCACGCCGGAGCAGGTCGACGCGCTCCCGACGATGACGATCGCCCAGGGGTTCACCGGCAGCGACATCGTCGACACCCACACGATCCCGAACCTGCTGCGCGAGATGGACGCCGTTCACGTCTCGAACGCCGTGCTCCTCCCGATCGTCTTCGACCTGCCCTTCGGCGACGACGTCGAGGCCCTCTGGCGCGACGGACTCGCGCAGACCGGCGCGGCGGATCGACTCTGGCTCGGGACCTCGGTCCATCCCGGAGACGCCGATGCCCCGGCGCAGCTCGAGCGCGCCGCGGCGGCGGGAGCGCGGGTCGTGAAGCTGCATCCGACGATGCAGGCGTTCCATCCCGACGAGGACTCGGCGATGGCGGTCTACGAGGCGGCGGATCGACTCGGTCTCGTGATCTTCTTCCACGGCGGGCGCGCCGGCGTCGAGCCGGAATCCCGGCAGGGCTTCGCGATGCCCCGCCACTACGAGGGCGCGGTCTCGGCCTTTCCGAACCTGCCCTTCGTGATGGGCCACGGCGGCGCACGGGACGCGGCGGGGATGCTCGACCTCGCCACGCGCTTCGAGAACGTCTGGCTCGGCATCCACGGCCAGGGCGTGACCTGGCTCGACGAGATGATCCGAAGGACCGGCGGCGAACGGCTCCTCTTCGGAACCGACTGGCCCTGGTACCACCTCGCGGCGACCCAGGCGAAGGTCCTGATCGTGACCCGCGACCCCGGGCGCGCCGAGATCCGTCATGCGATCCTTCGCGGAAACGCCGAGCGGCTGCTTCGGCGCTGA